AGACAGAGGGTGCTCCAGGCTGCAGCCAAGACCATGAGGGTGTGGTTCATCAAGGTGAGGAAGATGAAGGCCATTTACCACACGCTGAACCTGTGCAACATCGACGTCACCCAGAAGTGCCTGATCGCCGAGGTGTGGTGCCCTGTATCCGACCTGGACTCCATCCAGTTCGCCCTGCGCCGAGGAACGGTGAGTAGGGTCTGCAAATCAGAAGGATTAGAGCTCTGAGGCAGGAACCTCCCTTTAGTTCACTACCTCACTTCCTGTTGTTGTTTTGATGATGAAAATTCGGAATTTAATACAAGACGACAATAAGTTGCATTCTTTATAAACACCATAGAATTTGAGTTGAATAGAAATACTTGGAATTGGACAGTAATCACAGTAAAGGGAGAAATGATATTGCTAGATATCAAATACATACAGATTGTCATTGTGCAATCTGTTTTGCCAGGCAAACTAAACTAACAACACGCACAATTTTCACCAGTTCACCCAGAGGTCTATGGAACGTACTCTTTCTGTGCCCTGTTCTTATCTAAAGCTAAATGAAATTACAGGAATAGGCAAACGTTGATGTAATGTTATCATGTAGCCAAATACAACAGTGCTTCTGCCCAGTCTTTGGTCTGCAGAACTGACCTGGGGTCTGTTCCTTCTCCCATTACTCATTGGTCTAAGTGATGTGGCAACCTCCTCACTGAGTCATCTGAAAATATGAAAATGGTGTTTGTGTATTGGCTGTATCAGGTTTGTAATGGGCTTGCGAAGGTGAATTGGCATTTGTCAGGTAATTCTGGTATAGGATGAAGTttcccctagatgctgatcttgggtcagatTTGCATTTTCCTCActaatgattaaggttaggattgggggaggggaagctgatcctagagtTGTACCTAGGGCAAACTTCACCCCATAGCGGTGACTCATTGTGGCTTGGTGTGTTTTACAGGAGAGGAGTGGCTCCACAGTGCCCTCCATTCTCAACAGGATGACCACCAAGCAGACTCCGCCCACCTTCAACAAGACCAATAAGTTCACCTCTGGATTCCAGAACATCGTGGACGCTTACGGGATCGGAAATTACCGGGAGATTAACCCAGGTGACATACAAGTCTACACTGTGtgcctctgtgttgttgttgttgtgtctttCTGTCGTTGTTgttgtgtctatgtatgctgttgtgtctttgtgtgtggtttTGTCTGTCTATTTTGTTGTGTCTACATAactgttatgtctctgtgtgttttgtgtcttGTGTTGCTTTGTctcttgtcttgttttgtctcttgtgttgttgtgtctctatctgtatcttGTTGTTGTTTTCCCCCATGCCATTGTGTTGTACTGTCCACTGAGATGTGTCTTACTGTGTGCTCCTTCCTACAGCACCCTACACCATCATCACTTTCCCTTTCCTGTTTGCCGTCATGTTCGGGGACATGGGTCACGGTGTGCTGATGACCTGCGCCGCCCTCTACCTGGTCATCCGAGAGAGCCGCATCCTCTCCCAGAAGACTGACAACGAGGTACGTCCCACCAAGAGCGCTGATGACATTGTGTGCTTCCGATTCATgtctcctttctcctgaagtgtgcactcctTCACTACTTCTCACAAacctaaaagcattggattggggAATGAATGGGCCAGGGGGAGTTTCCACCATGTTTCTTATAACACTTAGTTCCTTTAAAGTCAGTGAAGGGATGTgagcaagtgcacactttgggaggaaggagataATTAGGCCAATGTATTGTAGATTTAATTTGGCAAACTACCCTCtcttgtacagtaggctacataacTTGGGGCAATTTAAgtaatgttttagtgtttggtgTAGTTGAGTGTTGAATGATGGCTGGTACAGGCAATGACGGATGCAGACATTCGTCATtgcctgggtcgtgttcattagggtacgcaacagaaaacattttccaacgtTTTACAAAGGGAAATTAAaatgagtgtttcttattggactgGTCTACGTTTTTCCTCTCTGTCCGTTTTTTCCTTTCTGTGccaatgaacatgacccaggccAGTGCTCCCAATGTGTTTTCATACTCTCCCTGCCCTGGCAGATGTTCAACATGGTATTCGCTGGACGCTACATCATCCTGCTGATGGGAATCTTCTCTGTCTACACCGGTATCATCTACAACGATTGCTTTTCCAAATCCCTCAATATGTTTGGCTCCGGTTGGAGTGTCCGGCCCATGTTCAGCCCCAAGGGAGCCAACTGGACGTAAGTTATCCGTCAGTTAACTGTCCAACCTATAAATCCACCAATAACCAACCAATCACTCACGCGACTGCGCGACAGCCAATTGGGAGAAGGCAGTTCTTGGTAACAAGCTTTGACATTAGCTAACAACAAAAGGATACACCCACCACGGGAGATTTCAACAGCTTGATTGCTGTTTAACATATTGATCAAAAACAATACTTTCATTCCAGTTAATGTAGTAGCAGGGTCGTTCCACGAAAGGTGTCCTTTTTGTGTAGTATAACATGGTGAAAACATTTTAATTCACCTAATTTTAACACTGTCATGACGAGCGGATGTTAAACTCGTCTGAAGTCCGTAACactgatgtgccaacttctgtctgtagcatcgGAACCGTTTGagatacaaactaatatgaccccactatggaaaggggagacattgctccgttttgctctatgaccccaacaagtgtcatgggactcgtctgaaggtaacccatacaaacaaatggaagtatggaggtggttttgtggcaacaaaaataaggggttaaatatgtgccccaaaaaactaaaatattccctgagctttcttatatcgcCTAGATATAGGatagacacttcaaaaccttattccttatgatttattttttaactgtCTTTTTCGCCATTTATGAATTTTAAATGTTAAATTCAATGCATTTCTAGGcgcttgtctcatcgctgcaactcctcaaCGGGCTCAGGAGACGAAGGttaagtcatgcgtcctctgaaacatgacccgccaaacagCGCTTCTTTACACCCACCCGCCTtaatccggaagccagccacaccaatgtgtcggaggaaacactgttcaactgaccacgaggtcagcctgcaggcacctggcccaccacaaggagtcgctagagcgcgatgagccaagaaAAGCCCTccctgccaaaccctctcctaacctggacgatgctgggccaattgtgctcctccctgtgggactcccggtcacagccggttgtgatacgtcttgggatcaaacccaggtctgtagtgactcctctagcactgcgaagcagtgctttagaccgctacACCACTTGGAAGACCATCAAATTatgttttaatatatatttttaatacctaaaggggtcttaaaattccaaatcaaattgcTAAATGATCCATCTTAAaataattccatatgttagcttagtacccCCAACGGCTTCGACTTTTAGAGTTTAAAATCTTCAGAGAAGTCACAGTGAGTGTACAGAGGGACATTTAGCaagtctttatttatttatatacaaaATCTGATTTATTAAATGTTCCATCTGGGGTATATTACAGGGCACTTCATTTATTATACCAGGCTTTTTCAAATCTAATATTGGTGCACTTTCCAGCAATGCATACTAGAAACCCCCTTATGTATACTGTCTGTCAATGATAGCAACGCTCTGCAAATTGTTTACTTCAATTGTCTATAATATATCTAGGTTTGAAACTCTCAATGAAAATAAGGTGCTGCAGCTGGACCCAGCCGTGCCGGGTGTCTTCAATGGCCCCTATCCACTGGGTATAGACCCGGTAAGTCTgcccagtcagtctgtctgtctgaactgtTATATTGtccgtccctctgtctctctgtgtctgtctatctgtctgcacTTACCGGGAGTCACCTCGACAATGAGAGCTCTTTATCTACACCTCTTCTTTGTGATCTTCAGATCTGGAACATTGCCACCAACAAATTGACCTTCCTTAACTCCTTCAAGATGAAGATGTCTGTGATCCTGGGAGTGATCCACATGATGTTTGGCGTCTCTCTCAGCCTGTTCAACCACCTGTACGTACCCCTCTGTGTTTAATGCTGTATGTGGTCTGGATGTCCGTTTTGACCTTTTACCTGTAAACCGGAGCGCCAAAGACAAAAAGGTTCATTCCTGAAAACGTAATGGTCAATAATgttattctcttctcctcttctcataTCTTCTGTTCTCTTACTGTGGGCCAGGTACTTCAAGAAGCCCCTGAACATCTTCCTGGGCTTCATCCCTGAGATTGTCTTCATGGCCAGCCTGTTCGGCTACCTCATCATCCTGGTCTTCTACAAGTGGACGGCCTACGACGCTTTCACCTCCAAGGACGCGCCCAGCCTCCTCATTGCCTTCATCAACATGTGTCTCTTCAACTACGGCGACATCACCAATAAGCCTCTCTACCGGGGACAGGTGTGACCGGGggacccttccctccctccctccctccctccctccctccctccctccctccctccatccctccatccctccatccctcggtCTCTCCTAGCTACTCTGGTCCCTTTGATGCCCAGTGGCATAtggggctgcatctcaatagtgaCTCAAAAAGTGACTTAATTTCCTCGTCTTCTTTCCTTTGTCTGCTCCCATCAGAAAGAACTTAACAGATGAGATGATAGACCCTTGAGGTGTACCTGTTACGACCCTTTCAGCTTTTCAACTCTTTTACTGTCTGTTAACGTTCTCTCTGTTTTGAATCTATAGATGGGGATCCAGATTGTTTTGGTGCTGATTGCCCTTGCATGTGTTCCCTGTATGCTGATAGTGAAAACTATGGTGCTTCGGCGCCAGCACCTGTGGAAAAAGCACCTGGTATGTTCATCAGatctaacctttaacctttacgACTCTAGTTGATTACCTGTTTTTGAGAACCTGTTGTCGTTTTCTTTCGCTTTTTTCGTGGCCTTTCGTTTCTATGGACTGTATGTTGTATTTCTGTAATGTTGTGCTTGGTTGTGTTTTGCCATACAATGATGCTTAAAGCATGCCTTGGAAAATCTGTGAAGTAAAACAAGTATATTTACTTTGCTATATTTTGATAAAGGATTACAAAGAGATTAGAAATAATTTAGCTGcatgtaaaaaatatttattttgttatttGATTAACACAGGGCTAGCTTTGCTTGTTTGGCATATTAGTGGCACCTAACAAGTCTCCAATTTGTACAATATTCCCcatatttttaaatatttgacATATATTTTCCATGTCTTTTTTTCCCATATATTTTACATGTATTTTGCATACATGATTAacatttttacatgtattttacatatatttaacttttttttttatatcaatcTGCTTGTTGGGTGCCCCCCTAAGTGCCAAACGCAAACATAACACCCCAAGGCGTGCTTTAAGCCAGACACAGATCTTGTGGCTTTTGTATCTAGTCACAGAAGAGGGAAGAATGCCCTGCAGAGAATCTAGAGCAATCTTTAGAGCAAACAGGCGTGTCCTCATCAACCGGACTCACCCAACAGGGCACACAGAAATTCGGAGGGGTGCGGGTGGGCAACGGGCCCACGGAGGACGAAGCTGGTATCATGGACCACGACGCGCTCTCACAGCACTCTGAGGACGGAGACGAGGTGAGCCAAGGGGTTAACTGACCACGTACCTTTCTGACATTTTGGCTATGAAGTACCATAATTTCAGACTGAAAGTTAATTCTAAACAAATCTGAGCTGGATATCTATCATCTGGTTTTCTCTCAGCTTAGAATAGAATCGAATATCTTCCCACTTCGGACCTTTCTTCCTTCTGCCATTCTAAAACATGTATTATGACCTTTCTCCCTTTCAAACGTTGTATCTCTTTCTCATTAGAAAGCACTTCGTTCCCCTCTCTCATTTGAAATCATCCCGTTCTTTATCACACCGTTTAAGACCTCTCGTTCATAGCTACAGTATAGCTCTTCCTCTGGATCTTTCTCTCAAACCATTTGAAACCCTTTTAAAGGAATGAGTCTGTGGACCTTTTTACGGAATTTGTGGTATCTTTGTAGACTACAGCACGTACTGCCTCACTCTATTCCTTATGCAGCAGCAATGACTTGCTATAACCTGTCGCAGCTACATAAAACCCATTAATGTACCCTCACTACGTAGCTTCGTTACATCGTCTTCCTCTTAGACGTGTGTTTCAAATAGCAGCGCTTCTTTCTGTGTGTTATtgagtgaagggggggggggtacaagtGAAGGCAGGGGGGATGGAATGGAAGAGATAAGAGATGGATTTTCTGTTTCACAGTGGGTTCAGAAAAGTAAACAGTGAGGTGATTTTGCATGAGAACCAGCCTCAGTGAGTCATTGCATCAGGGAATGGAATTTGGAAAATATTGTTTCTGAGTCAGAGGTTCTGGGGTTTTTCATGTAGGCCTAATGTTACATTATATATCCTGGTAAGAGGTTTGTTTTTACAGAGAAAGTATATTTGATAGTCCAATAAGAGTATACTTTGATGATTTCTTATGAAAAGGTTTGTATGTTTACAAAAAAATTGCTGGCTTGTTTTGTAATACAAACTACGACTACTATGAAATGTGATCATGTACTGTGTCCAAGATGACATAATTTCATTGTGGGTGTTGGGAGCATCTTTTAAAGTAATCATTCACTGGAAGGCCAACCAGACATTCTCTGGCACCTCTTCTGAAAGTTTAAACATTTAGCAAAATGCTGGATTAACTAAAACTGTTATTATGTTGTCGCAAAGAGCCATAGAACGTTATGTAATGCATGCAACGCATGCTATTCATTTTTTTGTGATCATTTTTGCCATCACGGTAGTCATATAACAAATTGCTTCCTGAACCCTGCCATTAACCTTTGACCTCTGCTTACTTTCAAGCATGCAGAGGAGGAACCGGTAAGAGCCAGGCCGTGCATCCCGGCATGCTGTGCGTCTGCCTGTCCCCAATGACAGTATTCTGCGCCCTGTCTGTTTACCCAACCTGCCTACCTACCCACTCTCTGTCAACC
This genomic window from Oncorhynchus kisutch isolate 150728-3 linkage group LG20, Okis_V2, whole genome shotgun sequence contains:
- the LOC109865978 gene encoding V-type proton ATPase 116 kDa subunit a isoform X2; this translates as MGELFRSEEMTLAQLFLQSEAAYCCVSELGELGMVQFRDLNPDVNVFQRKFVNEVRRCEEMDRKLRFVEKEIKKANIPTVDTGENPEVPFPRDMIDLEATFEKLENELKEINTNQEALKKNFLELTELKHILRRTQQFFDEMEDPALMEESSALMEGNEGGRGAPLRLGFVAGVISRERIPTFERMLWRVCRGNVFLRQAEIEDPLEDPATGDQVHKSVFIIFFQGDQLKNRVKKICEGFRASLYPCPETPQERKEMAAGVNTRIDDLQMVLNQTEDHRQRVLQAAAKTMRVWFIKVRKMKAIYHTLNLCNIDVTQKCLIAEVWCPVSDLDSIQFALRRGTERSGSTVPSILNRMTTKQTPPTFNKTNKFTSGFQNIVDAYGIGNYREINPAPYTIITFPFLFAVMFGDMGHGVLMTCAALYLVIRESRILSQKTDNEMFNMVFAGRYIILLMGIFSVYTGIIYNDCFSKSLNMFGSGWSVRPMFSPKGANWTFETLNENKVLQLDPAVPGVFNGPYPLGIDPIWNIATNKLTFLNSFKMKMSVILGVIHMMFGVSLSLFNHLYFKKPLNIFLGFIPEIVFMASLFGYLIILVFYKWTAYDAFTSKDAPSLLIAFINMCLFNYGDITNKPLYRGQMGIQIVLVLIALACVPCMLIVKTMVLRRQHLWKKHLGTQKFGGVRVGNGPTEDEAGIMDHDALSQHSEDGDEHAEEEPFDFGDVAVHQAIHTIEYCLGCISNTASYLRLWALSLAHAQLSEVLWTMVMHLGLSSRSGGGFFGLSIIFAAFAMLTVCILLIMEGLSAFLHALRLHWVEFQNKFYTGQGFKFVPFSFESILEGRFDE
- the LOC109865978 gene encoding V-type proton ATPase 116 kDa subunit a isoform X1, giving the protein MGELFRSEEMTLAQLFLQSEAAYCCVSELGELGMVQFRDLNPDVNVFQRKFVNEVRRCEEMDRKLRFVEKEIKKANIPTVDTGENPEVPFPRDMIDLEATFEKLENELKEINTNQEALKKNFLELTELKHILRRTQQFFDEMEDPALMEESSALMEGNEGGRGAPLRLGFVAGVISRERIPTFERMLWRVCRGNVFLRQAEIEDPLEDPATGDQVHKSVFIIFFQGDQLKNRVKKICEGFRASLYPCPETPQERKEMAAGVNTRIDDLQMVLNQTEDHRQRVLQAAAKTMRVWFIKVRKMKAIYHTLNLCNIDVTQKCLIAEVWCPVSDLDSIQFALRRGTERSGSTVPSILNRMTTKQTPPTFNKTNKFTSGFQNIVDAYGIGNYREINPAPYTIITFPFLFAVMFGDMGHGVLMTCAALYLVIRESRILSQKTDNEMFNMVFAGRYIILLMGIFSVYTGIIYNDCFSKSLNMFGSGWSVRPMFSPKGANWTFETLNENKVLQLDPAVPGVFNGPYPLGIDPIWNIATNKLTFLNSFKMKMSVILGVIHMMFGVSLSLFNHLYFKKPLNIFLGFIPEIVFMASLFGYLIILVFYKWTAYDAFTSKDAPSLLIAFINMCLFNYGDITNKPLYRGQMGIQIVLVLIALACVPCMLIVKTMVLRRQHLWKKHLSQKREECPAENLEQSLEQTGVSSSTGLTQQGTQKFGGVRVGNGPTEDEAGIMDHDALSQHSEDGDEHAEEEPFDFGDVAVHQAIHTIEYCLGCISNTASYLRLWALSLAHAQLSEVLWTMVMHLGLSSRSGGGFFGLSIIFAAFAMLTVCILLIMEGLSAFLHALRLHWVEFQNKFYTGQGFKFVPFSFESILEGRFDE